One genomic window of Haloferax mediterranei ATCC 33500 includes the following:
- the sufD gene encoding Fe-S cluster assembly protein SufD: protein MSAQLPANLSVETVREISDARDEPEWLLEARLEALEALDELELPDVIQTPGRRWTNLEALDFESLVDPLNQSDETSREAPEDAVVLSFTEALDEYGDLIEEHFGSVVDLETNYLTALSAALFTTGTFVYVPESVDAEDVKIRAEMNSRSLFSHTLVVTEKSSSVTILEAIESGNDIDDARYFSNLVEVVAGENSYVQYGSLQNLDEETYTYSLKRGDTDTYSTINWIEGNLGSKLTRSDVETELNGEASETKIVGAFFGHDDQHLDVNARVWHNAENTTADLVTRGVLDDEARSVYEGVQDVGRDAWSTNSYQRENTLMLSDESEADASPKLIINNHDTEASHAATVGQVDKEDLFYMVSRSVPEQQARNMLVEGFFVPVLEEIEVDEFRDDLEELIAARLH, encoded by the coding sequence ATGAGTGCGCAACTTCCCGCAAACCTGTCCGTAGAGACAGTACGAGAGATTTCGGACGCACGGGACGAGCCCGAGTGGCTCCTCGAGGCCCGACTCGAGGCCCTCGAAGCACTCGACGAGCTCGAACTGCCGGACGTCATTCAGACGCCGGGTCGCCGCTGGACGAACCTCGAAGCGCTCGACTTCGAGTCGCTCGTCGACCCGCTGAACCAGTCCGACGAGACGAGTCGCGAGGCTCCCGAAGATGCCGTCGTCCTCTCCTTTACGGAGGCACTCGACGAATACGGTGACCTCATCGAGGAACACTTCGGCTCCGTCGTCGACCTCGAAACGAACTACCTCACCGCACTGTCTGCGGCGCTGTTCACGACGGGGACGTTCGTCTACGTCCCCGAGAGCGTCGACGCCGAGGACGTGAAGATTCGCGCCGAGATGAACTCTCGGTCGCTCTTCAGTCACACGCTCGTCGTCACCGAGAAGTCCTCGTCTGTCACCATTCTCGAAGCCATCGAGTCGGGTAACGACATCGACGACGCACGGTACTTCTCGAACCTCGTCGAAGTCGTTGCGGGCGAGAACTCGTACGTTCAGTACGGGTCGCTCCAGAACCTCGACGAAGAGACCTACACGTACTCGCTCAAGCGCGGCGACACCGACACCTACTCGACCATCAACTGGATTGAGGGTAACCTCGGCTCGAAGCTCACCCGCAGCGACGTCGAGACCGAACTCAACGGCGAGGCTTCGGAGACGAAAATCGTCGGCGCGTTCTTCGGTCACGACGACCAGCACCTCGACGTCAACGCCCGCGTGTGGCACAACGCCGAGAACACGACTGCGGACCTCGTGACCCGTGGCGTCCTCGACGACGAGGCGCGCTCGGTCTACGAGGGCGTCCAGGACGTCGGCCGCGACGCCTGGAGTACGAACTCCTACCAGCGTGAGAACACGTTGATGCTTTCGGACGAGTCCGAGGCGGACGCGTCCCCGAAGCTCATCATCAACAACCACGACACCGAAGCGTCGCACGCTGCGACGGTCGGTCAGGTGGACAAAGAGGACCTCTTCTACATGGTCTCTCGGTCCGTCCCCGAACAGCAGGCACGAAACATGCTCGTCGAGGGCTTTTTCGTTCCCGTCCTCGAAGAGATTGAAGTCGACGAGTTCCGCGACGACCTCGAAGAACTCATCGCCGCCCGCCTGCACTAA
- a CDS encoding NAD-dependent epimerase/dehydratase family protein, which produces MDNALVIGGTRFIGRHLVSDLLDNGYAVTLFNRGNHDNPFEDDPRVQHIQGDRTDDEALRTAKLTVDPDAVFDCVAYKPGEVASAVDIFADVDAYVYISSGAAYETEAIPKREGVTELCDCTDEQATGDTPESYGPRKAEGDRVVFEAASRGINAMSIRPCIVYGPHDYTERLDYWIDRVLNYDRIVVPGDGTNIWHRAYVEDVASAMRVIAEEGEPGEAYNVGDRRLVTLEEMVEVIADAAGTDVEVVHAGERELAAANLELTDFVLYREYPHVLSTNKLARLGWESTPVDEAMRRSVEDHRDSDRDGSEHDPGRDAEERVLSILDTL; this is translated from the coding sequence ATGGACAACGCACTCGTCATCGGCGGCACCCGCTTTATCGGCCGCCATCTCGTCTCGGACCTCCTCGACAACGGCTACGCCGTGACGCTCTTCAACCGCGGGAACCACGACAACCCATTCGAGGACGACCCCCGCGTCCAGCACATCCAAGGCGACCGGACCGACGACGAAGCCCTGCGGACTGCAAAGTTGACAGTCGACCCCGACGCCGTCTTCGACTGCGTGGCGTACAAACCGGGAGAAGTCGCTTCGGCGGTCGACATCTTCGCCGACGTGGACGCCTACGTTTACATCTCAAGCGGCGCGGCCTACGAGACAGAAGCGATTCCGAAGCGCGAGGGCGTCACCGAACTCTGCGACTGTACCGACGAGCAAGCGACCGGCGACACCCCCGAGAGTTACGGCCCTCGAAAAGCCGAAGGCGACCGCGTCGTCTTCGAGGCGGCGTCTCGGGGAATCAACGCGATGTCCATTCGGCCGTGTATCGTCTACGGCCCGCACGACTACACCGAGCGACTCGACTACTGGATCGACCGCGTGCTGAACTACGACCGTATCGTCGTCCCCGGCGACGGGACGAACATCTGGCACCGTGCCTACGTCGAGGACGTGGCCAGCGCGATGCGGGTTATCGCCGAGGAAGGCGAACCCGGAGAGGCGTACAACGTCGGCGACCGCCGACTCGTGACACTCGAAGAGATGGTCGAAGTTATCGCCGACGCTGCCGGAACCGACGTCGAAGTCGTCCACGCCGGCGAGCGCGAACTCGCCGCCGCCAACCTCGAACTGACGGACTTCGTCCTCTACCGGGAGTACCCGCACGTCCTCTCGACGAACAAACTCGCCCGCCTCGGGTGGGAATCGACGCCTGTCGACGAGGCTATGCGGCGCTCGGTCGAGGACCACCGCGACAGCGACCGTGACGGCTCGGAACACGACCCCGGTCGAGACGCAGAAGAGCGAGTACTCTCGATTCTCGACACGCTCTAA
- a CDS encoding bile acid:sodium symporter family protein: MIGAVSLTLAPERFRQIRGRTLLTILVVQTGMPLFAFAIARMLALSPALTAGFVVLGAVTPELVTPTMTELSGGDTALATVVLVLVGLGTLVLVPGVVTLFLSASIAVDPVLIVEQLLLAVVIPMTLAVGARYRWPDRIGKYDEIYLSVSGLMVILIIGIVAAANASLVRDGGAVLLLVAVGAVVLNSTGYAAGWLISRNFARGERIAATLSIGMRDFAVAAALLVGAGFPTAATLPAVVFGIVEMVTSAGLAKWFSRSA; the protein is encoded by the coding sequence ATGATTGGCGCTGTGTCACTGACGCTTGCACCGGAGCGGTTTCGTCAAATCCGCGGGCGGACCCTGCTCACGATTCTCGTCGTGCAGACGGGGATGCCCCTGTTCGCGTTTGCTATCGCTCGGATGCTTGCTCTCTCTCCGGCGCTGACGGCGGGATTCGTCGTCCTCGGTGCGGTGACTCCCGAACTCGTCACGCCGACGATGACCGAACTCAGCGGGGGTGATACCGCCCTCGCAACGGTCGTTCTCGTTCTGGTCGGCCTCGGGACGCTCGTCCTCGTCCCCGGAGTTGTGACCCTATTCCTGAGCGCGTCAATCGCGGTCGACCCGGTGCTAATCGTCGAACAGTTGTTGCTCGCGGTGGTTATTCCGATGACTCTCGCGGTCGGGGCCCGGTACCGGTGGCCCGACCGCATTGGAAAGTACGACGAGATTTATCTGTCCGTGTCGGGACTCATGGTGATTCTCATCATCGGCATCGTCGCAGCGGCCAACGCCTCGCTCGTTCGCGATGGCGGTGCCGTGCTCCTTCTCGTCGCGGTCGGCGCAGTCGTTCTCAACAGCACTGGATACGCCGCAGGGTGGCTCATCAGCCGAAACTTCGCCCGGGGAGAGCGCATCGCGGCGACGCTTTCGATTGGGATGCGTGACTTCGCCGTCGCGGCCGCCCTACTCGTCGGCGCGGGCTTCCCGACGGCAGCGACGCTCCCTGCGGTCGTCTTCGGAATCGTAGAGATGGTGACGAGCGCGGGTCTCGCAAAGTGGTTCAGCCGGTCAGCGTGA
- a CDS encoding alanyl-tRNA editing protein: protein MTEARYLDDAEQYEFEATVEAVRGTNRVVLDRTYFYPTGGGQPHDTGTLATDDVTWDVTDVQKRDRIEHVVAGDAPEPGTTVTGHVDPERRRAHTRYHTTQHLLSATLLDEFDAETTGNQLYTDRAHLDCAYDRFDGDDLQTIEAHLNDLVSADLPVRWYTLDRAEAEATLDPERTRLHLLPDSIREVRIVEIGDEDDPFDRTACAGTHVKSTGEIGTVVLTGRTTQGTSHERVEFILE from the coding sequence GTGACCGAAGCACGCTACCTCGACGACGCCGAGCAGTACGAGTTCGAGGCGACGGTCGAAGCGGTTCGCGGGACCAACCGCGTCGTGCTCGACCGGACGTACTTCTATCCGACTGGCGGCGGACAACCGCACGACACGGGAACCCTCGCGACCGACGATGTGACGTGGGACGTGACAGACGTACAGAAACGCGACCGAATCGAACACGTCGTCGCGGGCGATGCACCCGAACCGGGGACGACCGTGACGGGACACGTCGACCCGGAGCGCCGACGCGCTCACACCAGATATCATACGACCCAACACCTCCTGTCTGCGACCCTCCTCGACGAGTTCGACGCGGAGACGACCGGCAACCAACTCTACACCGACCGTGCGCACCTCGACTGCGCCTACGACCGCTTCGACGGTGACGACCTCCAGACCATCGAGGCACACTTGAACGACCTCGTTTCGGCCGACCTCCCCGTTCGCTGGTACACGCTGGACAGAGCCGAAGCGGAAGCGACACTGGACCCAGAGCGGACCCGACTGCACCTGCTCCCCGACTCGATACGGGAGGTTAGAATCGTCGAAATAGGCGACGAGGACGACCCGTTCGACCGAACTGCGTGTGCCGGAACGCACGTGAAATCGACGGGCGAAATCGGAACGGTCGTGCTTACGGGACGCACGACACAAGGGACTTCACACGAGCGCGTGGAATTCATTCTCGAATGA
- the sufC gene encoding Fe-S cluster assembly ATPase SufC: MATLEIKNLHARVAEDDGEQILRGVDLEVKSGEIHALMGPNGSGKSTTSKIIAGHPAYEVTEGEILLHLEDDDFGDLDIPDDVRTWNLLELEPNERAALGIFLGFQYPAEIEGVTMTNFLRTALNAKIDEREELLFGEDEEAEEEEAGYDTSPMEGNVDDGEVGVAEFQKLLKEKMELLDMDEKFMQRYLNAGFSGGEKKQNEVLQAAILEPSIAVLDEIDSGLDIDRLQDVSKGINALRDEQGTGILQITHYQRILEYVEPDHVHIMLDGKVVKSGDASLASDLEDKGYDWVREEVYEAA, encoded by the coding sequence ATGGCAACTCTCGAGATTAAGAACCTCCACGCGCGTGTCGCGGAGGACGATGGTGAGCAGATTCTGCGAGGTGTCGACCTGGAAGTCAAATCCGGCGAGATCCACGCACTGATGGGTCCGAACGGGTCCGGCAAGTCTACGACTTCTAAAATTATCGCCGGCCACCCCGCCTACGAAGTAACCGAAGGCGAAATCCTTCTCCACCTGGAGGACGACGACTTCGGCGACCTCGACATCCCGGACGACGTTCGCACGTGGAACCTCCTCGAACTGGAACCGAACGAGCGCGCCGCGCTCGGTATCTTCCTCGGCTTCCAGTACCCTGCGGAAATCGAGGGCGTCACGATGACGAACTTCCTCCGAACCGCGCTCAATGCGAAGATTGACGAGCGCGAAGAACTCCTCTTCGGCGAAGACGAGGAAGCGGAAGAAGAGGAAGCCGGCTACGACACCTCCCCGATGGAGGGCAACGTCGACGACGGCGAAGTCGGTGTCGCCGAGTTCCAGAAGCTCCTCAAGGAGAAGATGGAACTCCTCGACATGGACGAGAAGTTCATGCAACGCTACCTCAACGCCGGGTTCTCCGGCGGCGAGAAGAAACAAAACGAGGTGCTCCAAGCTGCTATCCTCGAACCGTCCATCGCCGTGCTCGACGAGATCGACTCCGGTCTCGACATCGACCGCCTGCAGGACGTTTCGAAGGGTATCAACGCGCTCCGCGACGAGCAGGGCACGGGTATCCTCCAGATCACTCACTACCAGCGTATCCTCGAATACGTCGAGCCAGACCACGTTCACATCATGCTCGACGGCAAAGTCGTCAAGAGCGGCGACGCGTCTCTCGCGTCCGACCTTGAGGACAAGGGCTACGACTGGGTCCGTGAGGAAGTCTACGAAGCAGCGTAA
- a CDS encoding DUF3179 domain-containing protein — MNVRQVIPRDAIPSVEDPRFVETYSGPEDDEVISLTVGDDTRAYPIRYLHYHEIVNDTVGGIPVAVTWCPLCGSAVVYDRRVGDRTLEFGVSGKLADDDLVMYDRETESEWKQSLGEAIAGELAGESLTVLPAGVTTWDAFTDTNPDGRVMTPPGGESEAAGDGDDPEPIDYDLEPYEHYFEMDGYGLGAHRGTGGRDWDADLDDIDPKTVVVGLEHEGVAVGVPLPVVESASGVVTVDMRKESPDEDRHSVVVFATDAGIHAFSNPGFTFDSVGDSRTFRADGTDWDGATGVAEDGRKLDRVPACRLFAFAWRDDHGADAFYRR; from the coding sequence ATGAACGTCCGTCAGGTCATCCCGCGAGACGCGATTCCGAGCGTCGAAGACCCGCGGTTCGTCGAGACGTACAGCGGACCCGAAGACGACGAAGTCATCTCGCTCACCGTCGGCGACGACACTCGGGCCTATCCGATTCGCTACCTGCATTACCACGAAATCGTCAACGATACGGTCGGTGGCATTCCGGTCGCCGTGACGTGGTGTCCGCTCTGCGGGAGCGCCGTAGTGTACGACCGCCGAGTCGGCGACCGAACGCTCGAATTCGGCGTCTCGGGAAAACTCGCGGACGACGATCTCGTGATGTACGACCGCGAAACCGAATCGGAGTGGAAACAGTCACTCGGCGAAGCCATTGCGGGCGAACTCGCCGGCGAGTCGCTGACGGTCCTCCCCGCCGGTGTGACCACGTGGGACGCCTTCACCGACACAAACCCGGATGGCCGCGTCATGACTCCACCCGGCGGCGAGAGCGAGGCCGCTGGCGACGGCGACGACCCAGAACCAATCGACTACGACCTCGAACCCTACGAGCACTACTTCGAGATGGACGGCTACGGTCTCGGGGCACACCGAGGAACTGGCGGCCGCGACTGGGACGCCGACCTCGACGACATCGACCCCAAGACGGTCGTTGTCGGGCTTGAACACGAGGGAGTCGCAGTCGGCGTCCCGCTTCCGGTGGTGGAATCTGCCAGTGGCGTCGTCACGGTCGACATGCGGAAGGAGTCTCCGGATGAGGATCGCCACTCAGTAGTCGTCTTCGCCACCGACGCCGGAATCCACGCTTTCTCGAACCCCGGGTTCACGTTCGACTCGGTCGGCGATAGCCGAACGTTCCGGGCCGACGGAACCGACTGGGACGGCGCAACCGGCGTTGCCGAAGACGGACGCAAACTGGACAGGGTCCCCGCTTGTCGGCTCTTCGCGTTCGCGTGGCGCGACGACCACGGCGCAGACGCGTTCTATCGTAGATAA
- a CDS encoding FkbM family methyltransferase — protein sequence MSAAQHFAYTIHYALVRANYNRQLLATKKHVGRATFKSYELYNRHGNDVLLEALLIGLDEGDVVVDVGANTGTYTLAAAATEPTAEVVAIEPNADVVSQLRANIEVNDFGDRVDLLDCGLGGTDGTREFHLSSYDELGSFSPDHASAWEARVVDTETVSVRRLDSLVEDGTVSPPDHLKIDVEGFGLNVLRGSKTVLREHRPTVYFELHDARGSHDEAVAKSLLRDVGYNLVPVREGWVCEPPSKTETVQSV from the coding sequence GTGTCGGCTGCCCAGCATTTCGCGTACACCATCCACTACGCGCTCGTCCGGGCAAACTACAACCGACAACTTCTCGCCACAAAGAAGCACGTCGGGCGGGCGACCTTCAAAAGCTACGAACTGTACAATCGACACGGAAACGACGTATTGCTCGAAGCGCTCCTCATCGGACTTGACGAAGGCGATGTCGTCGTCGACGTGGGTGCCAATACGGGGACGTACACACTCGCTGCTGCGGCAACCGAGCCAACGGCCGAGGTGGTCGCCATCGAACCGAACGCCGATGTCGTCTCGCAGTTACGGGCGAACATCGAGGTCAACGATTTCGGCGACCGCGTCGACCTCCTCGATTGCGGACTCGGCGGGACCGACGGCACCCGCGAGTTCCATCTGTCGAGTTACGACGAACTCGGGTCGTTCTCGCCGGACCACGCGAGTGCGTGGGAAGCCCGGGTCGTCGATACGGAGACTGTCTCAGTACGGCGTCTCGACTCGCTGGTCGAAGACGGAACGGTGTCGCCACCGGACCACCTCAAAATCGATGTCGAAGGCTTCGGCCTGAACGTGCTTCGTGGGTCGAAGACCGTCCTCCGCGAACACCGCCCGACGGTGTACTTCGAACTACACGACGCCCGCGGAAGCCACGACGAGGCGGTGGCGAAGTCGCTGCTCCGCGACGTCGGATACAACCTCGTTCCGGTTCGTGAAGGGTGGGTGTGCGAACCGCCGTCGAAGACGGAGACGGTGCAGTCGGTGTGA
- a CDS encoding metal-dependent transcriptional regulator, translating into MNTADQYVKAIYLLQQMENGPAATGALADMMEVSPASANEMIGKLESRGLAEHEKYKGVTLTDDGIVRARDALQTYCIIERFLSNVLDVEEFRAEARELEPVIDDMIADRLDTIIDRNSECPDCFDPETDACKYLDVCESEAETETEAAD; encoded by the coding sequence ATGAACACGGCAGACCAATACGTCAAAGCGATTTACCTGCTGCAGCAGATGGAAAACGGCCCGGCAGCCACCGGTGCACTCGCGGACATGATGGAGGTCAGTCCGGCGAGCGCGAACGAGATGATTGGAAAGCTGGAGTCTCGCGGCCTCGCCGAGCACGAGAAGTACAAGGGTGTCACGCTCACCGACGACGGCATCGTCCGCGCCCGCGACGCCCTTCAGACCTACTGCATCATCGAGCGCTTCCTCTCGAACGTCCTCGACGTCGAGGAGTTCCGCGCGGAGGCACGCGAACTCGAACCCGTCATCGACGACATGATCGCCGACCGGCTCGACACCATCATCGACCGGAACTCGGAGTGTCCCGACTGTTTCGACCCCGAGACGGACGCGTGCAAGTACCTCGATGTCTGTGAGTCGGAAGCGGAAACTGAGACGGAAGCGGCGGACTAA
- the sufB gene encoding Fe-S cluster assembly protein SufB, with protein sequence MSSDQDHLKETDTEARFEFKKEQKAAFAAEKGLNEETIRVISEDKDEPEWMLERRLRALKQFQKMPMPTDWPGQPDLSEVDVDEIVPYIRPDVEVRGGVDDWRDLPDDIKDTFDKLGIPEAEKNALSGVGAQYESEVVYQNMQERWEEKGVVFMNMDQAVQEHEDIVKEYFMTKCVPPSDNKFAALHGAIWSGGSFVYVPEDTTVDMPVQAYFRMNSEGMGQFEHTLIVAEKGSEVHYIEGCSAPKYSAFNLHSGGVEVFVGEDAHVQYSTVQNWSKNTYNLNTKRAIVEKNGRMEWISGSMGSKATMLYPASILKGRGASDNHITIAFAGEGQNIDTGAKVYHNAPETKSTIESKSISKDGGRTNYRGLVHIANGAKNSSTSVECDALMFDNESTSDTMPYMEINESTVDVAHEATVGKIGDEDVFYLQSRGLDDDDAKQMIVSGFIEPITEELPIEYAVELNRLVELEMEGSLG encoded by the coding sequence ATGAGTTCCGACCAAGACCACCTAAAAGAGACAGACACGGAAGCTCGCTTCGAGTTCAAGAAGGAGCAGAAGGCCGCGTTCGCGGCCGAGAAGGGTCTCAACGAAGAGACCATCCGCGTCATCTCGGAAGACAAAGACGAACCCGAATGGATGCTGGAGCGTCGCCTGCGCGCGCTCAAGCAGTTCCAGAAGATGCCGATGCCGACCGACTGGCCCGGCCAGCCGGATCTCTCCGAGGTCGACGTGGACGAAATCGTCCCGTACATCCGCCCCGACGTCGAAGTCCGCGGCGGTGTCGACGACTGGCGTGACCTGCCGGACGACATCAAGGACACCTTCGACAAACTGGGTATTCCGGAAGCCGAGAAGAACGCCCTCTCGGGCGTCGGCGCCCAGTACGAGTCCGAAGTCGTCTACCAGAACATGCAAGAACGCTGGGAGGAGAAGGGCGTCGTCTTCATGAACATGGACCAAGCGGTCCAGGAGCACGAAGACATCGTCAAGGAGTACTTCATGACGAAGTGCGTTCCCCCGAGCGACAACAAGTTCGCCGCGCTTCACGGCGCAATCTGGTCCGGCGGCTCGTTCGTCTACGTCCCCGAGGACACGACGGTCGACATGCCGGTTCAGGCGTACTTCCGCATGAACTCCGAGGGGATGGGCCAGTTCGAACACACGCTCATCGTCGCGGAGAAGGGCTCCGAAGTCCACTACATCGAGGGCTGTTCCGCACCCAAGTACTCCGCGTTCAACCTCCACTCCGGCGGCGTCGAAGTGTTCGTCGGCGAGGATGCTCACGTGCAGTACTCGACCGTCCAGAACTGGTCGAAGAACACCTACAACCTCAACACCAAGCGCGCCATCGTCGAGAAGAACGGCCGCATGGAGTGGATTTCGGGCTCGATGGGCTCGAAGGCCACCATGCTCTACCCCGCGTCCATCCTGAAGGGCCGCGGCGCCTCTGACAACCACATCACCATCGCCTTCGCGGGCGAGGGTCAGAACATCGACACCGGCGCGAAGGTCTACCACAACGCCCCCGAGACGAAATCGACCATCGAGTCGAAGTCCATCTCGAAGGACGGCGGCCGCACGAACTACCGCGGTCTCGTCCACATCGCCAACGGCGCGAAGAACTCCTCGACTTCGGTCGAGTGTGACGCGCTGATGTTCGACAACGAGTCCACCTCGGACACGATGCCGTACATGGAAATCAACGAGTCCACGGTGGACGTTGCCCACGAGGCAACCGTCGGTAAGATCGGTGACGAGGACGTGTTCTACCTCCAGTCACGCGGTCTCGACGACGACGACGCGAAGCAGATGATTGTCTCCGGGTTCATCGAACCCATCACGGAGGAACTGCCCATCGAGTACGCAGTCGAACTCAACCGACTCGTCGAACTCGAGATGGAGGGTAGCCTCGGATAA
- a CDS encoding nucleoside triphosphate pyrophosphohydrolase — protein MPREYDKLVRDDIPKVIRDSGETPVVHEADDDEFDRRLREKLVEEAEEFAEDGTVDELGDVFAVVDAILECRDEDWETVEAMAAEKAAERGGFEEGIVLERVE, from the coding sequence ATGCCTCGCGAGTACGACAAACTGGTCCGCGACGACATTCCCAAGGTAATCCGCGACTCCGGCGAGACGCCGGTCGTCCACGAGGCCGACGACGACGAGTTCGACCGCAGACTCCGCGAGAAACTGGTCGAAGAGGCCGAGGAGTTCGCCGAAGACGGCACAGTCGACGAACTCGGAGACGTGTTCGCCGTCGTGGACGCGATTCTCGAATGTCGTGACGAGGATTGGGAGACGGTCGAAGCGATGGCCGCCGAGAAAGCCGCTGAGCGCGGCGGGTTCGAAGAGGGCATCGTCCTCGAACGGGTCGAATAG
- a CDS encoding HD domain-containing protein, which translates to MGVEIKESSVSDAEFEDMKRFVSDYLAASVENEDDGGRMRWYPWHSAEYRFNHILNVVDIATRIAEKEGADVNVVRVAALFHDISKLEAEQEVHAEEGARVAREFLGTHGDYPESFIDQVCQVISDHSYQGHLTDVSLETRCLIEADILDKIGANGTALMLLRMGYEARTHMDAAEMVERVFERGRDASKRLVTDTAQSLAHQRLKRVKWFREWLEDEVPEMNHGGSLSR; encoded by the coding sequence GTGGGCGTTGAAATCAAAGAGTCGTCTGTCTCCGACGCCGAATTCGAGGATATGAAGCGTTTCGTCTCGGATTACCTCGCTGCGAGCGTCGAGAACGAAGACGACGGCGGCCGGATGCGCTGGTATCCGTGGCACTCCGCGGAGTACCGGTTTAACCACATCCTCAACGTCGTCGATATCGCGACGCGCATCGCCGAGAAAGAGGGTGCCGACGTGAACGTCGTCCGGGTCGCTGCGCTCTTCCACGACATCTCGAAACTCGAAGCCGAACAGGAGGTCCACGCCGAAGAGGGCGCTCGCGTCGCCCGCGAGTTCCTCGGCACGCACGGCGATTACCCCGAGTCGTTCATCGACCAAGTGTGTCAGGTCATCTCTGACCACTCCTATCAGGGACACCTCACCGACGTGTCGCTGGAGACGCGGTGTCTCATCGAGGCCGATATCCTCGACAAAATCGGTGCCAACGGCACCGCACTGATGCTCCTGCGGATGGGCTACGAGGCACGGACACACATGGACGCCGCGGAGATGGTCGAACGCGTCTTCGAACGCGGCCGCGATGCCTCGAAGCGACTCGTGACCGACACGGCACAGAGTCTCGCACACCAGCGACTCAAGCGCGTCAAATGGTTCCGCGAATGGCTCGAAGACGAGGTTCCGGAGATGAACCACGGCGGCAGCCTCAGTCGCTGA